A window from Setaria italica strain Yugu1 chromosome VIII, Setaria_italica_v2.0, whole genome shotgun sequence encodes these proteins:
- the LOC105914958 gene encoding uncharacterized protein LOC105914958, with protein MKTNYVEWPAVMRVRLQVRHMWEAVRYGDVDYDEDRRALDALITAVPPEMQFSLSQKQTVKEAWDAVAAARIGSDRARKSTLQALRKECENLAFKLGEDIDDFALRLNTLLQKMVQYGDDTYGDERAVEKLLRCVPDKYKQIARSIESLLDLSRMSIEEAIGHLKVVDSDESQPPSGPVIIGGKLHFTQEQWEARQGDRKKGEPSSLTGGRRHGKPRKAPKPRRGQAHVALAEEEEPALLLAHASIELTPAASAVAVLLHLDEPRAHAFLGDGSSNDRTEGWCLDTDATQHMTGRREFFTELDSSVRGTVKFGDASSVEIKGVGSVIFTAESGEHRLLTGVYYIPALRNSIISLGQLEENGSRVVIDDGVMRIWDRRRCLLAKVTRGANRLYILNVQVAQPFCLAARQDDKAWQWHERFGHLHFEALKRLSAKEMQGEAADAIRRTQAAVEANCGRKLRVLRTDNGGEFTAVEFALYCADEGIQRHYFAPYSPQQNGVVERRN; from the exons ATGAAGACCAACTACGTCGAGTGGCCTGCGGTAATGAGGGTGAGGCTCCAGGTGCGACACATGTGGGAGGCAGTCCGGTACGGTGACGTCGACTACGATGAGGATCGACGGGCGCTGGACGCCCTCATCACTGCAGTCCCGCCCGAGATGCAGTTCTCGCTTTCCCAGAAGCAGACTGTCAAGGAGGCTTGGGACGCCGTCGCTGCGGCACGCATCGGTAGCGATCGCGCCCGCAAGTCCACACTGCAGGCACTTCGCAAGGAGTGCGAGAACCTGGCCTTCAAGCTAGGTGAGGACATTGATGACTTTGCTCTCCGTCTCAACACTCTGTTGCAGAAGATGGTGCAGTACGGCGACGACACCTATGGCGATGAGAGAGCTGTCGAGAAGCTCCTCCGCTGCGTACCCGACAAGTACAAGCAGATCGCTCGCTCGATCGAGTCTCTGCTAGACCTCTCCAGGATGTCAATCGAGGAGGCGATAGGTCACCTCAAGgtcgtcgacagcgacgagtcaCAACCTCCCTCAGGGCCTGTCATCATTGGCGGGAAGCTCCATTTCACTCAGGAGCAGTGGGAGGCCCGCCAGGGTGATCGGAAGAAGGGGGAGCCTTCTTCCTTGACAGGCGGCCGCAGGCACGGCAAGCCACGCAAGGCGCCCAAG CCAAGACGTGGCCAGGCTCACGTCGCactagcggaggaggaggagccggctctgCTCTtggcacatgcaagcatcgagcTAACTCCAGCGGCATCGGCCGTAGCGGTTCTCCTCCACCTTGACGAGCCGAGGGCACACGCCTTCCTCGGCGACGGCTCCAGCAATGATAGGACTGAGGGGTGGTGCCTCGACACCGACGCTACCCAGCATATGACCGGTCGGCGAGAGTTCTTCACCGAGCTTGACTCTAGCGTCCGAGGCACCGTCAAGTTTGGGGATGCCTCCAGCGTAGAGATCAAGGGCGTCGGCTCCGTCATCTTCACCGCCGAGTCTGGAGAGCACAGGCTACTCACCGGAGTGTACTACATCCCCGCGCTGAGGAACTCTATCATCAGCCTGGGACAGCTGGAAGAGAACGGTTCGCGCGTGGTGATCGACGACGGAGTCATGAGGATTTGGGACCGCCGTCGTTGCCTTCTTGCCAAGGTAACCAGAGGCGCAAATCGCCTCTACATCCTCAATGTGCAGGTGGCACAACCCTTCTGCCTCGCTGCTCGTCAGGACGACAAGGCGTGGCAGTGGCACGAGCGCTTCGGGCACCTTCATTTCGAGGCCCTGAAGCGGCTCagtgccaaggagatg CAAGGGGAGGCTGCGGATGCCATCAGGCGCACGCAGGCTGCTGTGGAGGCAAATTGCGGCCGCAAGCTGCGCGTGCTGCGCACCGACAACGGTGGCGAATTCACGGCGGTTGAATTCGCATTGTACTGCGCTGATGAGGGCATTCAGCGCCACTACTTCGCACCATACAGCCCACAGCAGAACGGCGTTGTCGAGCGACGCAACTAG
- the LOC101779163 gene encoding 6-phosphogluconate dehydrogenase, decarboxylating 2, chloroplastic, producing the protein MASPAPAPPAAAATHSPPPRIGLAGLATMGQNLALNIAEKGFPISVYNRTAAKVDSTLVRARDEGALPVLGHRDPRGFVLSLARPRTVVLLVQAGPAVDATIDALTPYLEPGDAIVDGGNEWYQNTERRIEEAAARGILYLGMGVSGGEEGARNGPSLMPGGHVDAYNNIRDILEKAAAQTEDGACVTFVGPGGAGNFVKMVHNGIEYGDMQLIAEAYDVLRRVGGLSNSEIADVFDEWNKGELESFLVEITADIFTVADPLDGSGGALVDKILDKTGMKGTGKWTVQQAAELAVAAPTIAASLDGRYLSGLKDERVAAAGVLEEEGMPAGLLEKINVDKKVLVDRVRQALYASKICSYAQGMNLIRAKSVEKGWNLNLAELARIWKGGCIIRARFLDRIKRAYDRNPELANLIVDREFAREMVQRQNAWRWVVARAVEAGISTPGMTASLSYFDTYRSSRLPANLIQAQRDLFGAHTYERIDRPGSFHTEWTKLARRSNGAAI; encoded by the coding sequence atggcctccccggcgccggcgccccccgcggccgccgcgaccCACTCCCCTCCCCCGCGCATCGGGCTCGCCGGCCTCGCCACCATGGGCCAGAACCTCGCGCTCAACATCGCCGAGAAGGGGTTCCCGATCTCCGTCTACAACCGCACCGCCGCCAAGGTGGACTCCACGCTCGTCCGCGCGCGCGACGAGGGCGCGCTTCCGGTGCTGGGCCACCGCGACCCGCGCGGGTTCGTGCTCTCCCTCGCCCGGCCCCGCACCGTCGTGCTCCTCGTCCAGGCGGGCCCCGCCGTCGACGCCACCATCGACGCCCTCACCCCCTACCTCGAGCCCGGCGACGCCATCGTCGACGGCGGCAACGAGTGGTACCAGAACACGGAGCGCCGCatcgaggaggccgcggcgcgcgggatCCTGTACCTCGGGATGGGGGTGTCCGGCGGGGAGGAAGGCGCGCGGAACGGGCCCTCGCTCATGCCCGGCGGCCACGTCGACGCCTACAACAACATCAGAGACATCCTCGAGAAGGCTGCGGCACAGACGGAGGACGGGGCCTGCGTCACCTTCGTCGGGCCCGGTGGGGCTGGCAACTTCGTCAAGATGGTGCACAATGGTATCGAGTATGGCGATATGCAGCTCATCGCAGAGGCCTACGATGTGCTCCGCAGAGTCGGGGGCCTGTCGAATTCGGAGATTGCTGATGTGTTTGATGAGTGGAACAAGGGGGAGCTCGAGAGCTTCTTGGTTGAGATCACCGCAGACATTTTCACTGTGGCTGACCCACTGGATGGGAGCGGCGGGGCGCTGGTTGACAAGATTCTCGACAAGACTGGGATGAAGGGGACTGGGAAATGGACGGTGCAGCAGGCCGCAGAGCTAGCAGTGGCTGCACCCACCATTGCTGCATCGCTTGATGGGAGGTACTTGTCAGGGTTGAAGGATGAGCGAGTCGCAGCTGCTGGtgtgctggaggaggaggggatgcCAGCCGGGCTGTTGGAAAAAATCAATGTTGATAAGAAAGTGCTGGTGGATAGGGTGAGGCAGGCGCTTTATGCATCGAAGATTTGCAGCTATGCGCAGGGCATGAATCTGATACGAGCCAAGAGCGTGGAGAAGGGATGGAACCTTAACCTTGCGGAGCTTGCCAGGATCTGGAAGGGTGGGTGCATTATCCGTGCAAGGTTTCTTGATAGGATCAAGAGGGCATACGACAGGAACCCTGAGCTCGCCAATTTGATTGTCGACAGAGAGTTTGCAAGGGAGATGGTGCAGCGACAGAATGCGTGGAGATGGGTTGTAGCACGGGCAGTGGAGGCTGGCATTAGCACTCCAGGAATGACTGCTAGTCTTTCCTACTTCGACACCTACAGGTCCAGTAGGTTGCCTGCAAATCTGATCCAAGCGCAGAGGGACCTGTTTGGGGCACACACCTATGAGCGAATTGATCGTCCGGGTTCATTCCACACTGAATGGACCAAGCTGGCAAGGAGGAGCAATGGTGCAGCCATTTGA
- the LOC105915046 gene encoding protein argonaute 1B-like, with protein TKHICSSEFSSELYQYIAVGRSFSPAIDTVNLGLGAEGWKGFYQSIRLTQMGLSVIIDLSSTAFVRPLPLIDFSMEILNKDNPQAFRSITNMDYVKIKKAISGVRVEVTHRGDACRKYRIATVMQSRPSVLDTLAVKLRALRRWYFILKKNSTMGDYP; from the exons ACAAAGCACATATGCAGTTCTGAGTTCAGCAGTGAGTTATATCAGTATATTGCTGTTGGCCGGTCCTTCTCACCGGCCATTGACACTGTAAATCTTGGCCTGGGTGCCGAGGGATGGAAGGGTTTCTACCAGAGCATCAGGCTGACACAGATGGGCTTGTCTGTGATCATAG ACTTGTCTTCTACAGCTTTCGTTCGACCCCTGCCGCTGATTGATTTTTCTATGGAGATTCTGAACAAAGATAACCCACAGGCCTTTAGAAGTATTACTAACATGGACTATGTCAAG ATCAAGAAGGCCATCAGTGGTGTGAGGGTTGAAGTCACACACCGAGGAGATGCATGCCGAAAGTACCGGATTGCCACTGTGATGCAAAGTCGTCCTTCTGTATTGGA CACTTTAGCAGTGAAGCTGAGGGCTCTAAGGAGATGgtatttcattctaaaaaagaACTCGACCATGGGAGACTACCCCTGA